In Balaenoptera acutorostrata chromosome 12, mBalAcu1.1, whole genome shotgun sequence, a single window of DNA contains:
- the LOC103015275 gene encoding 60S acidic ribosomal protein P2-like produces the protein MHYVASYLLAALGGNTSPSAKDIKKILDSVGIEADDDQLNKVISELNGKNIEDVIAQGIHKLASVPSGRPLAVSAAPGAAALAAGSAPVAAEEKKEESEESDDDMGFGSFG, from the coding sequence ATGCACTACGTCGCCTCCTACCTGCTGGCCGCCCTTGGGGGCAATACCTCTCCCAGCGCCAAGGACATCAAGAAGATCCTGGACAGCGTGGGCATCGAGGCGGACGACGACCAGCTCAACAAGGTCATCAGTGAGCTGAACGGCAAGAACATTGAGGACGTCATTGCCCAGGGTATCCACAAGCTGGCCAGCGTGCCCTCTGGCAGGCCTCTGGCCGTCTCTGCTGCCCCAGGAGCTGCAGCTCTTGCTGCGGGTTCTGCCCCAGTCGCAgcagaggagaagaaggaggagtcGGAGGAGTCAGATGACGACATGGGATTTGGCTCGTTTGGCTAG